The stretch of DNA GAACCAGATCAAACTGATTACCTCGCTGCTTGCGGACAGCGAGATTTCGACTGCGGAAGCGATTGACCTCCACGAACGATTCAAGATTCCGGTTTCCCGCCTGGAAAAAGACATTGTCCCGGTTCGGGGTGATGGAGCCTGGATTACTGACATCGAAGGCCGAGCCTACCTGGACATGGACAGCAACTACAGCGCGACAAATCTCGGGATGTCCAATCCGGAAATCGCCAAAGGAATCAGTAATCAGGCGCGGCAACTCATCTCTATGAAAGAAGACCGAGTCCACATCCCCCGCGCTCGGTTTCTCAAGACCATCCATTCGATGCTTCCTGCGGGATTGACGCAATTCTATTGGCAGAATTCGGGCGGCGAAGCGGTGGACAAAGCCCTCAAGATAGCCAAAGCGTATACCGACCACAAGGGCGTAGTCGCCATGAAGGGTGGATTTCACGGCCGCACCCATGGCGCCGTGGCAGTTACCTTTGAACCCAAGTACCGCAAGCCGTTCTTTCTTGATGAGCAAGACTGGGTACACTTCGTGGACTTCAATGACGTAGCCGCCGTCGAGAGTTTGTTTGTGGCCGGGAAGGCGCGGACGGTCATTCTGGAACTCGTGCAGGGCGAAGAAGGCGGAATCCGCCCCGCCGATCCTGAGATACCCGCGGAACTCCGACGCATATGCAATTCGCACCAAGCGGTGATGATCGTGGACGAAATCCAGACCGGATTCGGGAGAACAGCCGAAAAGGAGGGACAGTGGTTTGCCTCCGACGTCTACGGGATTGTCCCCGATATCATGACGATCGGCAAGAGTTTCGGAGGCGGCTATCCGGTTACGGCTGTGGTCACCAATAAGACTATCAGCGACGCGATGATACCGGGCTACGATGGCAGCACATTCGGAGGTAATCCGATGGCGATGGTCGCGGCTATGATTGCCACCCGCCAGATGCGCGAACTCAACATCACCCGCAACGTGGTGGAACGCTCCGCACAGATCATGAAGGGTCTGACCACACTGAAAAAACGCCATCGTTGTATCACCGATATCCGTGGGCTCGGTCTCATGATTGCCTTCCAACTTCCGTCTGCCGGCGAAGTAGACCACTTTCAGCAGGGAGTTGCCAAGCGCGGCGTCAAGACTTCGCTGTCCACCCGTGAATGGGTTAGGTTCTTGCCATTGTTGGTCATCTCTCAGGAGGACGTTGATTTTCTCTTGGAGGCTGTAGACGAAACTCTCGAGGACATGTACCGGTAGTCAGTATGGATCAAAACACGTTTCGATGTAAAGAAGCGGCTTCCACATGGAAGACCGCTTCTTTGTTAACCCTGAGGCGAAAGGACGAGTCACTCACTCATTTGCGCATGACCGCTCTTCGACCGGGGCGGTCATCCGGCCGAGTGACAATCGCGAACACCTGATACGCGTCGGTTTCCCCTTCTCTCCGCGCAAAAACCGGCAGCATCAGACGCGGACAATCGGTGCTCTGCCGGGCGACGATCGTGGGTGAGTTCTCGCGAAACTCCGGACATGGACCGCGGTGGATTTCATAATACAAGGCTCCGCTTCGTTCCTCCCACTCGAGCAGGGTGTTTCCGAGCGTCGTTCGCGTCCGATGAGGGATTTCTTCATGCCGGAGGTCCCCCGCAGGACCCGATTCCAGAGGAAGTGCTACTACGAACGTTCGTCCCGGAGCGTCGGCCGGAGCCTTCGAAGTCATGGTTCGGCTGTCGGTGACCGTCAGGTAGTACTCGAACGCCGTGGCGTTCGGGCCGACGAGCGCCACCTGAGTCATGTACTGATCGGTTGCGGTTGGCGTCATCGTCGCCTGAGTCCAGTTCCCGCTTGGCAATAGTCGGTAGGATAGCTGACACGATACAATCGTGGGGGAGAGATATCCGGAGAAAGGATCGCTCCATGCTTCAGCGCGAATCACCAGAGTATCGGGCCGATAGGAATAATCCAGCGGCTCGTGCATGATGTACGGTCCGCTGTTCCAGGCCATTCTCCCCAGCTCGGCAATTCGCGATGAAATCGTCGAGGTATCACCGCCCCAG from bacterium encodes:
- a CDS encoding aminotransferase class III-fold pyridoxal phosphate-dependent enzyme, with translation MYSTSLFRSIVNDSWAHPERLNATLERIQEVLEVVLKQDAPPVIAECVQVTDKKRDTLTDGEGIQIAKIISRCCSVNQIKLITSLLADSEISTAEAIDLHERFKIPVSRLEKDIVPVRGDGAWITDIEGRAYLDMDSNYSATNLGMSNPEIAKGISNQARQLISMKEDRVHIPRARFLKTIHSMLPAGLTQFYWQNSGGEAVDKALKIAKAYTDHKGVVAMKGGFHGRTHGAVAVTFEPKYRKPFFLDEQDWVHFVDFNDVAAVESLFVAGKARTVILELVQGEEGGIRPADPEIPAELRRICNSHQAVMIVDEIQTGFGRTAEKEGQWFASDVYGIVPDIMTIGKSFGGGYPVTAVVTNKTISDAMIPGYDGSTFGGNPMAMVAAMIATRQMRELNITRNVVERSAQIMKGLTTLKKRHRCITDIRGLGLMIAFQLPSAGEVDHFQQGVAKRGVKTSLSTREWVRFLPLLVISQEDVDFLLEAVDETLEDMYR